The Xiphophorus hellerii strain 12219 chromosome 7, Xiphophorus_hellerii-4.1, whole genome shotgun sequence nucleotide sequence GTCAACCAGATTCTCTATGTTGTATGCCTTAAAtgccaaaaatagaaaatttgaagaaaaaaaataaatgtaacagtattttctttttcctttatttgCAAGAGCAGGGGCCCCAACATATTATGACATATTTCACTCTACAGAGTACAGAACTGCATCCCATACTTTCTTTGTGTCATACATATCGCGACTACATGGCCTGTATTTGTGTGGGTCAGATTTCTGTGCCACACACATGATGTGTGTTAAGGATGTGGTTGTGTTCGTGTGGCTCAGGTGCAGTGATGGTTTGGTGCGAACTCTCCGATAACATCATGCAGGCACCTCTGATCATCACCATCGCAATATATGTCAATGATTCTCTCTCTGAAGAagataaacaaatttaatttaaaggttttattttttttcttttttttttaagaaataattggGAAAAGAGATTAGGCATTATAGTCATTTCAATGTTTGGATGCATTTTCGACTTTTATCTCCATTTCAGGTAAAGGCAGAGAACATTATCAATGCACATCAACCCTGCAAACCCAGCAAAGGTTATTCCCTCTAACTACCAGACACTAGTTATCAAAAACACAGTCAGATATGTGATAGAGCTGTGCAAAACTTTAGAGAACGGCTatgaacattttttcacaatatcTAAAACAAACGTTAAAGCTGAAAGTATTTCATACATTAAACcaaattgtttttgttcccaCCCTGCCTTAACTAAGACACATACAAAAGACAGTTTATTCATTATTTCCAGGCTGGTAATGAGAAACATCAATTAAATCGCCTGGGATTTCAGTCAGTCAGCAGTGTTTTCACAGCAGCTTGGCCTCATGTGAGCCAGGCTGCAGAATCTGTAGAGTAACAATGACTTTAACAGCTTTTCTGAACCAGGGGTAGAACAGGGCGTAGATCACAGGATTTAAACAGGAGTTGGAATAAAAGACAAAGCACAAAATCGATACATATGAGGTACTGGTTAGATTAACTTCAACTATAGAGTAGCAGTAATATGGACAGTAACACATTAGATATACAACAACTAGAACCCCCAGAGTCCTGGCTGCTTTTAACTCTGATTTCTTTGTTCCTGATGTCGCTGAATGAAACGAGGCGACAGTAATGTGAGAGCGCATGGCACGAGCCTGAGACACAGCCACCACAAATACTCTCAAATACAGAACTATGATGGTTGTTACTGGAagtatgaaattaaaaataaggtCAAATGTTCCTAGAATGTAGTTTATGATTAATTTACATTCTCCAGTGCAGGATTTACTCCTGCTAGGCTGAACCATCACATCATTTGAATAGACAAAGCTGCAGGAAGAAGCACAGAAccaacacagacaaacacaatatTTGACTCTCGTCAACGACATTTTCCTGGAGTAATCCAGAGGGTAGCATATAGCAATATAGCGGTCAACTGAAATCAAAACAATGTTCCAAATTGAAGCACTGATGAGGTTACAcatcaaaaaccaaaacaaagcacACATGGCGTCTCCAAGAAACCAGCAGAATGTAATTCTGTAGATTTCAAAAGGCATCAGCAGGAGACcaacaaaaaagtctgaaacaCCCAGAGAGACGAGGAGGATGTTTGTAGGAGTGTGGAGCTGCCTGGAAGGAGACAAAATCACAATTATGCatcaaatatagaaaaaatatctaaattttaattctttttcctTTTAGCTAAACATTTACAAATGATAAGGTGGAAGTTTAGTGTAGGTTGAGCTGAGAAGCTGCTGTTTGCCTGAAGTGTGAGActgagatgatgatgaggaggttGAGCACTACAGTGATCAATGAGATGAAGAGCAGCACAGAGTTCAGGAGAACGGCTTCAGACCAGTGAAGTGTGGGCTTCCTGCAGGAGCTGTTGAGGAGATGTGGGAAACAGAGATCAGTTCTGTCTTGGATCTCCATCCTCAGATGGCTGCAGCTCTCTGATCTGATCCTGTCCTGTAACACATGTTTTCCTGCCTTAACTCCTCTCTTGCTTTATCTCTCTGGGGAATTTCTAGTTTCTCCTCCTCCACTTTGCAGATGCATTTCATCCATATAATTtaccttttttgtgtgtgtcccccataagaaaaaaaattcctgacAAAAGTTGAAAAGACATACTTTAAGTAAGAAGACATGCCCATGGCCCTGCGGTTGATGAATTTGTTGACTGGTGtgataaagcttttttttcattaaatgtacAGAATGCAAAGGACATGTGCATTGATTTTAGACAGAATCCCCATAACACAAATCAAATGGTAATCAAAGGTCAGACAGTGGAGACAgtggaaaactataaatatcttTGGACTATTTTGGGTAATAAGTTAAAATTTACCTGACATTCAGAAAACCTACAAAAAGGCCCAGCAGAGATTATTTTGTCTAAGGAGGCTCGCAAAGTTTCAAGTTGATTAGTCATTGATGATCCTATTCTATAGATCATATATTGAATCTGTGTTGACCTTTTCCCTCCTCTGTTGGTTTGGGAATCTTAGTATTAGACCAAAAAATGCAGAGAAGTACATACTAGCAATAAGATCTTAGGGGTTGAACAATGCTCACTTACAGAACTGTGCAAAACACAAATCATTAGGAAAACTAAAGCCATTATTgctgatcatcctttacatgCTGAGTTCCAGTTTCTGCCTTCTGGCATCAGGCTCAGACTTCCTTGTATAAAAAGTAACAGGTAGTCAGCTGAACCCCCAAGTAAAGGACTACTCTTTTTATTCACATCCTCATAACTGATATTCTAGACTTGATTATTTTCTTGTCCCAAAATCCTACCTACATTCTGTTCTGTCTTGCTTTATGGGTTCAGTTGCCCTTTCAGACCATGCCcctatttatttacaatttgaaTCTTCATTTAATATCGTGAGGACTCCCATTTGGACAGCTTCTTGAACAGCAGCTCTTTTTGTACCCTTGTTAGGAATAATCTTTTACAATACTGGTCTGATAATGAATCTTCTCCAGTTTCTTCTGCCATGACTTGGGATGCGACCAAGGCCACCTTAAGAGGGCAGCTCATTTCCTATAGCTCTATCTGAAAAGGGTTTTGgaggagaacagaaaaaaattggagAATGAGGTGTCTAGGTTGGAGCATATACATAAACAGTTTCCTACATCAGGGAATCTCAAGGCATTAGTTGCTGCTAGGACCAAGCTGAATATGGACTATACTCGCCATGCCCAGAAGCTGTTACTCTAtactaaacagaaatattatgaGTTTGGTAACAAGTCAAGCCGTCTGCTTGCCTATCAATTAAAGAACCAAATCAACGATCGCTATATCAATATGATAAGAACCTGCAACGGGCATGTTACCTGTGATCTGTCTGTTATTAATAACACTATCAAAGACTTTTATAAATCCCTTTACTCGGCTGGTAAAATAGAATCAGATATTGGTTCCTATTTAGATGGTGTTCTCTTACCCTCAATTTCAGAGGAGGCTCGCTCTGCCCTTGATGCTGCTTTTACACCTGAGGAGGTTTGGGTGGCAATCCAATCGATGCCAAATGGAAAATGTCCTGGTCCTGATGGATTACCACTGGAATTTTTAAAGAAGTTCTGGCCCGAGATCCATCCCATCTTTTTACCTGCTATAAACGATATCTTAGCAGGAGGTGTGCCTCTGTCTTGGAGTTTTGCTTCTATTAGCTTATTGTTGAAGAAAGATAAAAATCCCCTAGATTGCTCATCCTATAGACCAATCAGTCTCCTTAATGTTGATTACAAAATTGTTGCTAAGGTGTTGGCGCGGAGACTAGAAAAAATTCTTCCAAAGATAATAAACTCCGACCAGACAGGTTTTGTGAAATCTAGATATGGAACAGACGATGTGCGTCGTGCTCTAAACGTCATTCATTATCTTAATCAACATAAAGACCCTGCTTTGCTTATCTCTCTTGATGCAGAAAAGGCCTTTGATCGGGTAGAATGGCCCTTTTTATTCCTAGTTTTACAGAAATTTGGCATGGGCCCTAATTTTATTAACATGATTAAAGCCTTCTATTCCAGTCCAGTAGCCATGGTAAATACTAATGGTTTGCTGTCAGACGGCTTTTCTGTTCAGAGGGGTTGTAGACAGGGGTGCCCCTTGTCTCCTTTGTTGTTTACGTTGTTCATTGAACCTTTAGCTGTGGCTATTAGATCTAACCCAGACATATCTGGAATTAGGATAGGTGAAGATCACCATGTGATCTCTCTTTTTGTGGATGATGTCCTTTTATACCTGATAAACCCAAATAAATCGGTCCCGGCTGTACTTAGTTC carries:
- the LOC116722491 gene encoding trace amine-associated receptor 13c-like is translated as MEIQDRTDLCFPHLLNSSCRKPTLHWSEAVLLNSVLLFISLITVVLNLLIIISVSHFRQLHTPTNILLVSLGVSDFFVGLLLMPFEIYRITFCWFLGDAMCALFWFLMCNLISASIWNIVLISVDRYIAICYPLDYSRKMSLTRVKYCVCLCWFCASSCSFVYSNDVMVQPSRSKSCTGECKLIINYILGTFDLIFNFILPVTTIIVLYLRVFVVAVSQARAMRSHITVASFHSATSGTKKSELKAARTLGVLVVVYLMCYCPYYCYSIVEVNLTSTSYVSILCFVFYSNSCLNPVIYALFYPWFRKAVKVIVTLQILQPGSHEAKLL